A genomic window from Alistipes sp. ZOR0009 includes:
- the fusA gene encoding elongation factor G, protein MAHIDAGKTTTTERILYFTGKTHKIGEVHDGGATMDWMVQEQERGITITSAATTTFWNFADKTHKINIIDTPGHVDFTVEVERSLRVLDGAVATFCAVGGVEPQSETVWRQADKYKVPRIGYVNKMDRIGADFFNVVAQVKERLGANPVPIVVPIGAEDKFRGIVDLIHNQAYVWDSNNEKDPFKVIGVPEELAAEVEEYRGQLVEAIAEFDDTLMEMFFEDPNSISPDQIIAALRQATISMKVVPMMCGSSFKNKGVQYLLDAVVQYLPSPNDVESVIGVNPDTEEEVVRHPDAKEPLAGLAFKIATDPFVGRLAFVRIYSGRIDAGSYVYNTRSGKKERVSRIFQMHANKQNPVEFIEAGDICAVVGFKDVRTGDTICDENNKIVLESMSFPEPVIGLAIEPKTQKDLDKLGVALNKLSEEDPTFTVRTDEESGQTVISGMGELHLEIIVDRLRREFNVEINQGAPQVNYKEAITGTVQHREVFKKQTGGRGKFADIIVEIGPADEGHVGLQFIDVVKGGNIPKEYIPSIQKGFASAMANGCLAGYTVESLKVTVKDGSFHPVDSDALSFEICARNAFRQASPKARPVILEPIMSVEVVTPEESMGDVIGDFNKRRGQIVNMDSRGGARVVKAKVPLSEMFGYVTVLRTLTSGRATSTMEFSHYDVVSQNLAKEIIEKSSGRVKSVE, encoded by the coding sequence ATGGCGCACATCGACGCAGGTAAGACTACAACTACCGAGCGTATCCTTTACTTCACCGGGAAGACACACAAGATCGGAGAAGTACATGATGGTGGTGCAACCATGGACTGGATGGTTCAGGAGCAGGAGCGTGGTATTACCATTACCTCTGCTGCTACTACTACCTTCTGGAATTTTGCCGATAAGACTCATAAGATTAACATCATCGACACCCCAGGCCACGTTGACTTTACTGTTGAGGTAGAGCGTTCTCTTCGTGTTCTAGATGGTGCTGTTGCTACTTTTTGTGCAGTAGGTGGTGTTGAGCCTCAGTCTGAAACCGTATGGCGCCAGGCTGATAAGTACAAAGTTCCACGTATTGGTTACGTGAACAAGATGGACCGTATCGGTGCCGATTTCTTTAACGTCGTTGCTCAAGTGAAAGAGCGTCTTGGTGCAAACCCAGTGCCTATCGTAGTTCCAATTGGAGCAGAAGATAAGTTCCGTGGTATCGTAGACCTTATTCACAACCAAGCTTATGTTTGGGATAGCAACAACGAGAAAGATCCATTTAAGGTGATCGGTGTTCCAGAAGAACTTGCTGCAGAAGTTGAAGAGTACAGAGGACAGCTTGTAGAAGCTATCGCTGAATTCGACGATACGCTAATGGAAATGTTCTTCGAAGATCCAAACTCGATTTCTCCAGATCAGATTATCGCAGCACTTCGTCAGGCTACCATCTCAATGAAGGTTGTTCCTATGATGTGCGGTTCTTCATTTAAGAACAAGGGCGTTCAGTATCTTTTGGATGCAGTAGTTCAATACTTGCCAAGTCCAAACGATGTTGAGTCTGTAATCGGTGTTAATCCTGATACTGAAGAGGAAGTAGTGCGCCATCCAGATGCAAAAGAGCCTCTTGCAGGTCTTGCATTTAAGATTGCCACTGACCCATTCGTTGGTCGTTTGGCTTTCGTTCGTATCTACTCTGGTCGCATCGACGCAGGTTCTTACGTATACAACACTCGTTCTGGAAAGAAGGAGCGCGTATCTCGTATTTTCCAAATGCACGCCAACAAGCAAAACCCAGTTGAATTCATTGAGGCTGGTGATATTTGTGCTGTTGTTGGATTTAAAGATGTTCGCACTGGTGATACCATCTGTGATGAGAACAACAAGATTGTTCTTGAATCTATGAGCTTCCCTGAGCCAGTTATCGGTCTTGCTATTGAGCCTAAAACTCAAAAAGATCTAGATAAGCTAGGTGTTGCACTTAACAAGCTATCAGAAGAGGATCCAACCTTTACTGTACGCACTGACGAGGAATCTGGCCAAACCGTTATTAGCGGTATGGGTGAGCTTCACCTTGAAATTATTGTTGACCGTCTACGTCGTGAATTCAACGTAGAAATCAACCAAGGTGCTCCACAGGTAAACTACAAGGAAGCTATTACAGGAACTGTTCAACACCGCGAAGTGTTCAAAAAACAAACTGGTGGTCGTGGTAAGTTCGCTGATATCATCGTTGAGATCGGACCAGCTGACGAAGGACACGTTGGCCTACAGTTTATCGACGTTGTTAAGGGTGGTAATATTCCTAAAGAATACATTCCATCTATCCAAAAAGGTTTTGCTTCGGCAATGGCTAACGGCTGCTTAGCAGGTTACACCGTAGAAAGTCTAAAAGTTACAGTTAAGGACGGTTCGTTCCACCCTGTTGACTCGGATGCACTTTCTTTCGAAATCTGTGCTCGCAACGCCTTCCGTCAAGCATCTCCAAAGGCACGCCCTGTAATTCTTGAGCCAATCATGTCTGTAGAGGTGGTTACTCCAGAAGAGAGCATGGGTGATGTTATTGGTGACTTCAACAAGCGTCGTGGTCAAATCGTGAACATGGACTCTAGAGGTGGTGCACGTGTAGTTAAAGCTAAGGTGCCGCTATCAGAAATGTTCGGCTACGTAACTGTACTTCGTACACTTACATCAGGTCGTGCAACTTCTACCATGGAGTTCTCTCACTACGATGTGGTATCACAAAACTTGGCAAAGGAGATCATCGAGAAGTCTTCAGGCCGTGTTAAGAGTGTAGAATAA
- the rpsC gene encoding 30S ribosomal protein S3, whose protein sequence is MGQKVNPIANRLGIIRGWDSNWFGGDSFSQKLVEDTKIREYLNARLAKASLSKIVIERTLKLITVTIHTARPGIIIGKGGQEVDKLKEELKKITSKEVQINIFEVKRPELDANIVANNIARQVEGRISYRRAIKMAIASTMRMGAEGIKIQISGRVGGAEMARSETYKEGRIPLHTFRADIDYALAEAITKVGVLGIKVWICKGLVYGKRDLSPNAGIQGQGAPSQGGAPRQGKGGAKKKRK, encoded by the coding sequence ATGGGACAAAAAGTTAATCCAATAGCAAACCGTCTAGGCATTATTCGCGGATGGGATTCAAACTGGTTTGGCGGAGATAGCTTCTCTCAAAAGCTAGTAGAAGATACCAAAATTCGTGAGTACCTTAACGCACGTCTAGCAAAGGCAAGCCTTTCTAAGATCGTGATTGAAAGAACGCTTAAGCTCATCACGGTTACTATCCACACTGCCCGTCCAGGTATCATTATTGGAAAAGGTGGCCAAGAGGTAGACAAACTAAAAGAAGAGCTCAAGAAGATTACCAGCAAAGAGGTTCAAATCAACATCTTTGAGGTAAAACGCCCAGAGCTCGATGCTAACATCGTAGCCAACAACATCGCCCGTCAAGTAGAAGGACGTATCTCTTACCGTCGTGCCATCAAGATGGCGATTGCCTCTACCATGCGTATGGGTGCCGAAGGTATCAAGATTCAGATTTCTGGTCGTGTTGGTGGTGCCGAAATGGCCCGTTCTGAAACCTACAAGGAAGGCCGTATTCCATTGCACACCTTCCGTGCTGATATCGACTACGCTCTAGCTGAGGCTATCACCAAAGTGGGAGTGCTAGGTATCAAGGTATGGATTTGCAAGGGTCTTGTGTACGGAAAGCGTGACCTATCTCCTAATGCAGGAATTCAAGGTCAAGGTGCTCCATCACAAGGCGGTGCTCCACGCCAAGGCAAAGGTGGTGCAAAGAAGAAAAGAAAGTAA
- the rplB gene encoding 50S ribosomal protein L2, with the protein MALRKFKPVTPGTRHKIIGAFDDITSSTPEKSLLKPLKRSGGRNNTGKMTMRYIGGGHKKMYRIIDFKRDKDGMVATVKTIEYDPNRSARIALVTYPDGEKRYIIAPTGLQVGQKIESGAGVAPEIGNTLPLGEMPLGTVVHNIELHPGQGAVMARSAGTYAQLLAREGKYAILKLPSGETRMVLTTCRATVGTVSNPDHALEISGKAGRKRWLGRRPRNRGVAMNPVDHPMGGGEGRQSGGHPRSRKGTPAKGYKTRNKKKGSSKFIIDRRKK; encoded by the coding sequence ATGGCGTTAAGGAAGTTTAAACCCGTAACTCCGGGTACCAGACATAAGATTATAGGTGCATTCGACGATATTACTAGCTCGACACCTGAGAAATCATTGCTAAAGCCTCTCAAGAGAAGCGGTGGTCGTAACAACACCGGTAAGATGACCATGCGCTACATCGGTGGTGGTCATAAGAAGATGTACCGTATCATCGACTTTAAGAGAGACAAAGATGGAATGGTAGCAACCGTAAAGACTATCGAGTATGATCCAAACCGTAGCGCACGTATCGCGTTGGTAACCTACCCTGATGGGGAAAAGCGTTACATCATCGCGCCAACAGGGCTACAAGTTGGTCAGAAAATTGAGTCTGGAGCAGGTGTTGCGCCAGAAATCGGCAATACGCTTCCATTGGGCGAAATGCCACTTGGTACTGTAGTACACAATATCGAGTTGCATCCCGGACAAGGTGCTGTGATGGCACGTAGCGCCGGAACCTATGCCCAGCTACTAGCTCGTGAAGGCAAGTACGCTATACTTAAGCTGCCATCAGGCGAAACTCGTATGGTGCTAACTACCTGCCGTGCAACTGTAGGCACAGTATCTAACCCAGACCACGCTCTAGAAATCAGCGGAAAGGCTGGTAGAAAGAGATGGTTAGGACGTAGACCTCGAAACAGAGGTGTTGCGATGAACCCAGTAGATCACCCAATGGGTGGTGGTGAAGGACGTCAGTCAGGAGGTCACCCAAGATCACGTAAGGGTACGCCAGCTAAGGGCTACAAGACCCGTAACAAGAAGAAGGGTTCTTCTAAGTTTATTATTGACAGAAGAAAGAAGTAA
- the rplD gene encoding 50S ribosomal protein L4, with the protein MELAVYNTAGQDTGRKVTLQDSIFGVEPNDHCIYLDVKQYLANQRQGTAKSKQRNEVSGSTRKLKRQKGTGTARAGSIKSPLFVGGGRVFGPVPRDYSFKLNKKTKLVARKSALAYKVKANAISVIENFSFEAPKTKAFTSIISSLKVADHKLLFVVTDVNPVVALSARNLPNVKVVRASDLNTYDVMNAQSLLVTEGSFEVINRIFGIS; encoded by the coding sequence ATGGAATTAGCAGTTTACAACACCGCCGGTCAGGATACCGGAAGAAAGGTAACCCTGCAAGACAGTATCTTTGGCGTTGAGCCAAACGACCACTGCATCTACCTCGACGTAAAACAGTACCTAGCGAACCAACGCCAAGGAACTGCAAAGTCGAAGCAGCGTAACGAAGTATCAGGCTCTACCCGTAAGCTTAAGCGCCAAAAGGGTACCGGTACCGCTCGTGCAGGTAGCATTAAGTCGCCTTTATTTGTTGGTGGTGGCCGTGTATTCGGACCAGTACCTCGCGACTATAGCTTCAAACTTAACAAGAAAACTAAGCTGGTTGCTCGTAAGAGCGCGCTTGCTTACAAAGTTAAGGCTAACGCTATCAGCGTAATCGAAAACTTCAGTTTCGAGGCACCTAAGACTAAGGCTTTCACAAGCATCATCAGCAGCCTAAAGGTTGCCGACCACAAGCTTCTTTTTGTGGTAACTGACGTAAATCCAGTTGTTGCTCTATCGGCTCGTAACCTTCCTAACGTGAAGGTGGTTCGCGCTTCAGACCTCAACACTTACGACGTGATGAACGCTCAAAGCCTACTCGTGACCGAAGGGTCTTTCGAGGTAATTAACAGAATCTTTGGTATATCGTAA
- the rplP gene encoding 50S ribosomal protein L16, with the protein MLQPKKTKYRRVQKGKMKGNAQRGHQLAFGSFGIKALEETWITGRQIEAARQAVVRFMKREGQIWIRIFPDKPITKKPAEVRMGKGKGAPEAFVAPVSPGRIIMEAEGVPMEVAKEALRLGAQKLPIITKFVVRRDYVE; encoded by the coding sequence ATGTTACAGCCTAAAAAGACAAAGTATAGAAGAGTCCAAAAGGGCAAGATGAAAGGAAATGCCCAAAGAGGGCATCAGCTTGCCTTTGGATCGTTCGGTATCAAGGCTCTAGAAGAAACCTGGATCACTGGTCGCCAGATCGAAGCTGCTCGTCAAGCTGTGGTTCGTTTTATGAAGCGTGAAGGACAGATCTGGATTCGCATCTTCCCTGATAAGCCTATTACCAAGAAGCCTGCCGAAGTGCGTATGGGTAAAGGTAAGGGTGCTCCTGAAGCGTTCGTAGCTCCTGTATCACCAGGTAGAATCATCATGGAAGCCGAAGGGGTACCAATGGAGGTTGCCAAGGAAGCGCTTCGTCTAGGAGCCCAAAAGCTTCCAATTATTACCAAATTCGTCGTTAGACGCGACTACGTAGAATAA
- the rpsG gene encoding 30S ribosomal protein S7 — translation MRKTKPKKRILLPDPKFKDTLVTRFVNNLMLDGKKSIAYTIFYNSMDLVGEKMKDSEKAPLEIWKKAIDNITPQVEVKSRRVGGATFQVPIEVRAERKMSLAMKNLILYARRRSGRTMAEKLAAEIMAAFNEEGGAYKRKEDMHKMAEANKAFAHFRF, via the coding sequence ATGAGAAAGACGAAGCCTAAAAAAAGGATTCTACTTCCAGATCCAAAATTCAAGGATACCCTTGTAACCAGGTTCGTAAACAACCTGATGTTGGATGGAAAGAAGAGTATTGCCTACACCATCTTTTACAACTCGATGGATTTGGTAGGTGAGAAGATGAAGGACTCAGAAAAGGCTCCTTTAGAAATATGGAAAAAAGCGATTGACAATATCACTCCTCAGGTGGAAGTTAAGTCACGCCGTGTAGGTGGTGCTACTTTCCAGGTGCCAATCGAGGTGCGTGCTGAGAGAAAAATGTCACTAGCAATGAAAAATCTTATCCTTTACGCTCGTAGGCGTTCTGGACGTACTATGGCTGAAAAGCTTGCTGCCGAAATTATGGCTGCTTTTAACGAAGAGGGTGGTGCATACAAACGTAAGGAAGATATGCACAAGATGGCTGAAGCTAACAAGGCTTTTGCTCATTTCAGATTTTAA
- the rplC gene encoding 50S ribosomal protein L3 — translation MPGLIGKKIGMTSVFSAEGKNIPCTVIEAGPCVVTQVKSAEVDGYTALQLAYDEKKEKQTSNSLLGHFKKANTTPKRKLAEFGNDFVKEYLLGDVVTVGDLFEEGDWVDVTGISKGKGFQGVVKRHGFGGVGGQTHGQHNRQRHPGSMGASSYPSRVFKGKRLAGRMGGDQVKVLNLKVLKVIPENNLLLVKGSIPGAKGSYLIIEE, via the coding sequence ATGCCAGGTCTAATTGGAAAAAAAATCGGAATGACTTCCGTTTTCAGTGCCGAGGGAAAGAACATTCCATGCACTGTTATTGAGGCTGGTCCATGCGTAGTTACGCAGGTTAAAAGCGCAGAGGTAGATGGCTACACTGCTCTTCAACTTGCCTATGACGAAAAGAAGGAAAAGCAAACCAGCAACAGCCTCTTAGGACACTTCAAGAAAGCTAACACAACTCCAAAGCGCAAGTTAGCCGAGTTTGGCAACGACTTCGTAAAGGAGTACCTTCTTGGTGATGTAGTAACAGTAGGCGACCTCTTCGAGGAGGGCGACTGGGTTGACGTTACTGGAATCTCTAAAGGTAAAGGTTTTCAGGGTGTAGTTAAGCGTCACGGTTTCGGTGGTGTTGGTGGTCAAACCCACGGTCAGCACAACCGTCAGCGTCACCCGGGTTCTATGGGTGCATCTTCTTACCCATCTCGCGTATTCAAGGGCAAGCGTTTAGCTGGCCGCATGGGTGGCGACCAAGTGAAGGTGCTTAACCTTAAGGTTCTTAAGGTAATCCCAGAAAACAACCTACTACTAGTAAAAGGATCTATTCCTGGAGCAAAGGGTTCATACTTAATCATTGAGGAGTAA
- the rpsS gene encoding 30S ribosomal protein S19, whose amino-acid sequence MSRSLKKGPYIEPKLEKRILDMNESSKKVVVKTWSRASMISPDFVGHTVAVHNGNKFIPVYVTENMVGHKLGEFAPTRTFRGHGGNKKK is encoded by the coding sequence ATGAGTCGTTCACTGAAGAAAGGGCCATACATTGAGCCTAAGCTGGAGAAACGCATCCTTGACATGAATGAAAGCAGCAAGAAAGTTGTTGTTAAAACTTGGTCAAGAGCCAGCATGATCTCTCCAGACTTCGTTGGTCATACTGTAGCCGTGCATAACGGAAACAAGTTTATTCCTGTTTACGTTACCGAGAACATGGTAGGTCATAAGCTTGGAGAATTTGCTCCAACTCGTACCTTCCGTGGCCACGGCGGAAATAAGAAAAAATAG
- the rplW gene encoding 50S ribosomal protein L23: MEIIFKPILTEKMTILGEKLNRYGFIVDNRANKIEIKKAVEELYGVVVSDVNTMRYAGKKKARYTKAGLLVGKTNSFKKAIVTLQSGDKIDFYSNI, translated from the coding sequence ATGGAGATTATATTTAAGCCAATATTGACCGAAAAAATGACGATTCTTGGCGAGAAGTTGAATCGTTACGGTTTCATCGTTGATAATAGGGCTAACAAAATCGAAATCAAGAAGGCTGTTGAAGAGCTTTACGGCGTAGTTGTTTCTGATGTAAACACCATGCGCTATGCGGGAAAGAAAAAAGCTCGCTACACCAAAGCTGGTCTTCTTGTGGGTAAAACCAACTCGTTCAAAAAGGCGATAGTTACCTTGCAGAGTGGAGATAAGATTGATTTTTATAGCAATATCTAG
- a CDS encoding chitobiase/beta-hexosaminidase C-terminal domain-containing protein, producing MKKVVFLLMVMQAAVAALAQQGWLTPEALRMKREQIRFTDNQLRLFNGRGAAHVKRYSLTGIHRLQFPPIELANYSFFLNFYEHDADVLIQDNVPDLWEEWIRFGSGTDPLGANFRSGFATIPVTQDEYWEPNRYVRQGTFHKEYSRKTVSFGIKTETVSSAKADEVILRMVLTNREPEPLKLSLIPNQQVLAKDNAAAFSRLSPFVLAAGDYQVSLSSSIPDVDSRGWYVEVPAKGSREVYIAIKMGRKDAATAATDGAVAARFDGAIKDTRQRLSFASSRLPELRSDNRRLEDFYRRCIATMLECRWERENFIINPFWSVGSWVFTITWDNSFASDAISIMDPASMKRTILVAMKEGKLKSTYISWQGGGDGIFYIQEPFALKTMIDAYLRQTGDVAFLDEQVAGKSVMEWMKSWGDLLHAKYRSPFTGLMDMGRKNEELIEMRTDGYSGVVPVVNGLAVDLYRWLDGWCTLRNDGDASKFRGYANDLNDRMHAKLWNRSTRWFDNIYPDGRREPLYSNHLFDLLGTNAITDEERMGIISHLNDQEFLGPYSVYSISRQDKVRWDLIDSDWGGGGSFTGVPLRLARNLYGMGQGPLAWTILSRFSRYADYFPYLGQNLRANEPLQDESSMPIQISSGAGVEAVMFGLFGIKPNIDGTMSVNPHYSLELGRSSLQGYLFRGHFYSFEMDEFGFTVSRDGQSFGPFSYGEEAFVGKDGAVSIVKKGLAAPYVRSYRSYFVNRRSVELLADAGTQIRYTLDGSEPSLRSTLYQKPFSIDKSTVVKAIAIKGNEQSLISEVAFEKLHFRDAANSGNVINRYDYPSITPLFTLSESHLPLYGIYTLMDGKHGGDTYRDGQWIGKDKDDVSFLLEWDSPVEVRKVSTRFLQYQPEWIFTPLAFTVEVSLDGKSFKKVGEQSFSIKERFDKKEIVPVVVSFAKEKVRYVRVTAKNMGVCPSWHGGAGGNAWVFMDELIVE from the coding sequence ATGAAAAAGGTTGTTTTTTTGTTGATGGTGATGCAGGCTGCCGTTGCGGCCCTAGCCCAGCAGGGATGGCTAACGCCCGAGGCGCTTCGGATGAAGCGCGAGCAGATCCGATTTACCGATAACCAGCTGCGGCTCTTCAACGGGCGCGGGGCGGCCCACGTTAAGCGCTACAGCCTAACGGGTATCCACCGCCTTCAGTTTCCGCCCATCGAGCTGGCCAACTACAGCTTCTTCCTCAACTTCTACGAGCACGATGCCGACGTGCTCATTCAGGATAACGTTCCCGATCTTTGGGAGGAGTGGATTCGCTTCGGATCCGGAACCGATCCGCTGGGAGCCAACTTCCGTTCAGGGTTTGCCACCATCCCCGTTACGCAGGACGAGTACTGGGAGCCCAACCGCTATGTTCGTCAGGGTACATTCCATAAGGAGTACAGCCGCAAAACGGTCTCGTTTGGCATAAAAACGGAGACCGTATCCTCGGCAAAAGCCGATGAGGTTATCCTGCGGATGGTGCTAACCAACAGGGAGCCGGAGCCGCTAAAGCTCTCGCTTATTCCCAACCAGCAGGTGCTGGCAAAAGATAATGCCGCCGCCTTTAGCCGCCTATCGCCTTTCGTGCTAGCCGCGGGCGACTATCAGGTAAGCCTCTCGTCCTCCATTCCCGATGTCGATAGCCGAGGATGGTACGTCGAGGTGCCGGCAAAGGGTAGCCGTGAGGTTTATATCGCCATAAAAATGGGGCGTAAGGATGCCGCTACAGCAGCCACCGATGGTGCAGTGGCGGCCCGCTTCGATGGGGCCATAAAGGATACCCGGCAGCGGCTGAGCTTCGCATCGAGCCGTCTACCCGAGCTACGCTCCGATAACCGCCGCCTCGAAGATTTTTATAGGCGCTGTATCGCCACCATGCTCGAGTGCCGCTGGGAGCGCGAGAACTTTATCATCAACCCATTTTGGTCGGTGGGCTCGTGGGTATTCACCATTACTTGGGATAATTCTTTTGCCTCCGATGCCATATCGATAATGGACCCGGCCAGCATGAAGCGCACCATCTTGGTGGCCATGAAGGAGGGCAAGCTTAAAAGCACCTACATCTCTTGGCAGGGCGGGGGAGACGGCATCTTTTACATTCAGGAGCCCTTTGCCCTTAAAACGATGATAGACGCCTACCTCCGCCAAACTGGCGATGTGGCCTTCCTCGACGAGCAGGTTGCGGGCAAAAGCGTCATGGAGTGGATGAAGTCTTGGGGAGACTTACTCCACGCCAAGTACCGCTCTCCCTTTACCGGATTGATGGATATGGGACGGAAGAACGAGGAACTCATCGAGATGCGCACCGACGGCTACAGCGGGGTTGTCCCCGTGGTAAATGGCTTGGCTGTCGATCTCTATCGCTGGCTAGATGGATGGTGCACGCTGCGTAACGATGGCGATGCCTCCAAGTTCCGAGGCTACGCCAACGACCTGAACGACCGCATGCATGCCAAACTTTGGAATAGATCCACCCGCTGGTTCGATAATATTTACCCCGATGGCCGTAGGGAGCCGCTCTACAGCAACCACCTCTTCGATCTGCTTGGTACCAACGCCATCACCGACGAGGAGCGGATGGGCATCATCTCCCATTTGAACGATCAGGAGTTTTTGGGCCCATATAGCGTGTATTCTATATCGAGGCAGGATAAGGTGCGCTGGGATCTTATCGATTCCGATTGGGGCGGAGGAGGCTCCTTTACGGGTGTGCCGCTGCGTCTTGCCCGCAACCTATACGGTATGGGGCAGGGGCCTCTCGCTTGGACAATCCTCTCCCGATTCAGCCGCTATGCCGACTATTTTCCGTACCTCGGTCAGAATCTACGGGCTAACGAGCCTCTTCAGGACGAATCCTCAATGCCTATTCAGATATCGTCTGGGGCAGGTGTAGAGGCGGTTATGTTTGGCCTTTTCGGCATTAAACCCAATATCGATGGTACGATGTCTGTAAACCCTCACTACAGTCTCGAGTTGGGTAGGTCCTCGTTGCAAGGGTATCTCTTTAGAGGACATTTCTATTCTTTCGAGATGGATGAGTTTGGATTTACAGTTTCTCGCGATGGGCAATCGTTTGGCCCATTCAGCTACGGCGAGGAGGCTTTTGTAGGCAAAGATGGTGCCGTTTCGATTGTAAAGAAGGGGCTAGCAGCTCCCTATGTGCGTAGCTACCGTTCGTACTTTGTAAATCGCAGGTCGGTAGAGCTTCTTGCTGATGCTGGCACTCAAATACGCTATACGCTGGATGGAAGTGAGCCATCGCTGCGTAGTACATTATATCAGAAACCATTCAGCATTGATAAAAGCACGGTTGTAAAGGCTATTGCAATTAAAGGAAACGAGCAAAGCCTCATATCGGAGGTGGCATTCGAAAAGTTACATTTCCGAGATGCCGCTAATTCAGGTAATGTCATCAACCGCTACGACTACCCAAGCATAACGCCGCTTTTTACTCTAAGCGAAAGCCATCTTCCATTATATGGTATTTACACCCTAATGGATGGTAAGCATGGTGGTGATACTTACCGCGATGGGCAATGGATTGGAAAGGATAAAGACGACGTATCCTTTCTGCTCGAATGGGATAGTCCTGTAGAGGTAAGAAAGGTGTCTACCCGCTTTTTGCAGTATCAGCCCGAATGGATTTTTACTCCTTTAGCATTTACGGTGGAGGTATCATTGGATGGAAAATCTTTCAAGAAGGTTGGCGAGCAATCTTTTAGTATAAAGGAGCGGTTCGATAAAAAGGAGATAGTTCCTGTTGTGGTGTCGTTTGCAAAGGAGAAGGTGCGCTATGTAAGGGTTACCGCCAAGAATATGGGAGTATGTCCTTCTTGGCATGGAGGTGCTGGCGGAAATGCATGGGTATTTATGGATGAGCTGATCGTAGAGTAG
- the rpsJ gene encoding 30S ribosomal protein S10, with translation MSQKIRIKLKSYDHNLVDKSAEKIVKTVKSTGAVVSGPIPLPTHKKIFTVNRSTFVNKKSREQFELCTFKRLLDIYSSTPKTIDALMKLELPSGVEVEIKV, from the coding sequence ATGAGCCAAAAGATAAGAATCAAATTGAAATCTTACGATCATAACTTGGTTGACAAGTCGGCTGAGAAGATCGTTAAGACTGTGAAATCTACCGGCGCAGTAGTGAGTGGCCCAATTCCACTTCCTACCCACAAGAAGATTTTCACCGTAAACCGCTCGACCTTCGTTAACAAGAAGAGCCGCGAGCAGTTTGAACTATGCACCTTCAAGCGTCTGCTTGACATTTACAGCTCAACTCCAAAAACTATCGACGCTCTAATGAAGTTGGAGCTTCCAAGTGGTGTTGAAGTTGAAATCAAGGTGTGA
- the rplV gene encoding 50S ribosomal protein L22 has product MGARKRIMAEQKKAEKKQKAIAILRNCPSSPRKMRLVADLIRGIEVNKALGILKFTKKEASMKLEKLLLSAIANWQAKNEGVRIDDTKLFVTEIFVDEGKMLKRVQPAPQGRAHRIRKRSNHVTIVVGEKKETEVKS; this is encoded by the coding sequence ATGGGTGCAAGAAAAAGAATAATGGCCGAACAAAAAAAGGCCGAAAAGAAGCAGAAGGCAATTGCAATCCTTCGCAACTGTCCCAGCTCTCCACGAAAGATGAGGCTGGTAGCAGACCTTATCCGTGGTATTGAAGTAAACAAAGCCTTAGGTATTCTGAAGTTTACCAAAAAAGAGGCTTCGATGAAGCTAGAGAAACTGTTGCTCTCGGCGATTGCCAACTGGCAAGCTAAGAACGAAGGTGTGCGCATCGACGATACAAAGCTTTTTGTTACCGAAATTTTCGTTGACGAAGGTAAAATGTTGAAGCGCGTACAACCTGCGCCTCAAGGCCGTGCGCATCGTATTCGTAAGAGATCTAACCACGTAACCATCGTGGTTGGCGAGAAAAAAGAAACAGAAGTAAAAAGCTAA
- the rpsL gene encoding 30S ribosomal protein S12 has translation MPTIEQLVRKGRTKKEYKSKAPALDACPQRRGVCTRVYTTTPKKPNSAMRKVARVRLTNGLEVTAYIPGEGHNLQEHSIVLVRGGRVKDLPGVRYHLVRGALDAAGVEGRNQRRSKYGTKKPKAGKGGAAAAPAKGKKK, from the coding sequence ATGCCTACTATTGAACAGTTAGTTAGAAAAGGAAGGACCAAGAAGGAGTACAAGAGTAAGGCTCCTGCATTGGACGCATGCCCACAGCGACGTGGCGTATGTACTCGTGTGTATACCACAACCCCTAAGAAGCCAAACTCAGCTATGCGTAAGGTAGCTCGTGTTCGTCTTACCAACGGGTTAGAGGTAACCGCTTACATTCCAGGAGAAGGACACAACCTTCAAGAGCACTCGATTGTGCTAGTTCGTGGTGGTCGTGTTAAAGACCTACCAGGGGTTCGTTACCACCTTGTTCGCGGCGCATTAGACGCAGCAGGTGTTGAGGGCCGTAATCAACGTCGTTCTAAGTACGGAACGAAGAAGCCAAAAGCAGGAAAAGGTGGCGCAGCTGCTGCTCCAGCAAAAGGCAAGAAGAAGTAA